A window of the Gordonia humi genome harbors these coding sequences:
- the dnaN gene encoding DNA polymerase III subunit beta, producing the protein MKFRVVRDEFADAVAWVARSLPSRPPVPVLGCVVLTAGDDGLQVSGFDYEVSATERISAEVAEPGTALVSGRLLADITKALPHKPVDVTIDGARVAIACGSARFSLPTMPVEDYPDLPDVPETTGSVPSDLFSQAVSQVAVAAGRDDTLPMLTGVRVEIDGDKVVLAATDRFRLAVRELQWNPSDAGTSGAALVPAKTLSEAAKSAGSDGTGTVDLAFGSAHAIGSDGILGITNNAKKTTTRLLDAEFPKFRQLFPAGHTSVATIDSAPLIEAIKRVSLVAERGAQVRLDFTRDSVMLTAGGDEAGKAEEELPVSFYGEPIIIAFNPGYLLDGLAAIGSETVEFGFTNPEPDGSGKPRAAIRPAVLRPSSGDEPSADESGLYAAPDSEFSYLLMPVRLPG; encoded by the coding sequence ATGAAGTTTCGTGTCGTGCGTGACGAGTTCGCCGATGCCGTCGCATGGGTGGCCAGGAGCCTGCCGTCGCGCCCGCCGGTCCCGGTCCTCGGTTGTGTCGTTCTCACCGCGGGCGACGACGGCCTGCAGGTCTCCGGATTCGACTACGAGGTGTCGGCGACGGAGAGGATCTCCGCGGAGGTCGCCGAGCCGGGTACGGCACTCGTGTCCGGTCGTCTGCTCGCGGACATCACCAAGGCCCTCCCGCACAAGCCCGTCGATGTGACCATCGACGGCGCTCGCGTGGCCATCGCCTGCGGCAGCGCGCGCTTCTCGCTGCCGACGATGCCGGTCGAGGACTACCCCGATCTGCCCGACGTGCCCGAGACCACGGGCAGCGTGCCGTCGGATCTGTTCTCCCAGGCCGTCTCGCAGGTGGCCGTGGCTGCCGGACGTGACGACACCCTGCCCATGCTGACCGGCGTGCGCGTCGAGATCGACGGCGACAAGGTGGTCCTCGCGGCCACCGACCGTTTCCGCCTGGCGGTCCGTGAGCTGCAGTGGAACCCCTCGGACGCAGGCACCTCCGGTGCCGCACTCGTCCCGGCGAAGACACTCTCCGAGGCCGCGAAGTCGGCGGGTTCGGACGGCACCGGCACCGTCGACCTGGCTTTCGGCTCGGCGCACGCGATCGGATCCGACGGCATCCTCGGCATCACGAACAACGCGAAGAAGACCACCACGCGTCTGCTCGACGCCGAGTTCCCGAAGTTCCGGCAGCTGTTCCCGGCCGGTCACACGTCGGTCGCGACCATCGACAGCGCCCCGCTGATCGAGGCGATCAAACGCGTGTCGCTGGTCGCCGAGCGCGGTGCCCAGGTGCGCCTCGACTTCACCCGCGACTCGGTGATGCTCACCGCTGGCGGGGACGAGGCCGGTAAGGCCGAGGAGGAGTTGCCCGTCTCGTTCTACGGCGAACCGATCATCATCGCGTTCAACCCCGGCTACCTGCTCGACGGCCTGGCCGCCATCGGTTCGGAGACGGTCGAATTCGGATTCACCAACCCGGAACCGGACGGCAGCGGCAAGCCGCGCGCGGCGATCCGGCCCGCGGTGCTCCGTCCGTCGTCGGGTGACGAGCCCTCGGCCGACGAGTCCGGCCTGTACGCCGCACCCGACAGCGAGTTCAGCTACCTGCTGATGCCGGTCCGTCTGCCGGGCTGA
- the dnaA gene encoding chromosomal replication initiator protein DnaA, giving the protein MTSDRESFSDVWNQVVTELTGESTTPGGQSLSRQQKAWLSLVQPLTMTEGFALLAVPTPLVQEQIERNLRDVIRTALGRRLNQTVDIAVRVAEPTEIAPPAADPEAPVAPTRPANVETPAPTPPHSSNEFSSLNYADTPQGPQPGPREWTSYFSDRDVATPAESSTTSLHPRYTFDSFVIGASNRFAHASAVAVAENPARAYNPLFIWGESGLGKTHLLHAAGHYAQRLYPGMRVKYVSTEEFTNDFINSLRDDRRVGFKRRYRDIDMLLIDDIQFLEGKEGIQEEFFHTFNTLHNANKQIVVSSDRPPKQLATLEDRLRTRFEWGLITDVQPPDLETRIAILRKKAQMDKLAAPDDVLELIASKIERNIRELEGALIRVTAFASLQNAELDRSLAEVVLKALIPDDGAIEISAASILAITAEYFDISIDDLRGPSKMRPVTQARQISMYLCRELTDLSLPKIGEAFDRDHTTVMYAVKKINKEMPERRKVYDHVQELTARIKQRANR; this is encoded by the coding sequence ATGACGAGTGACCGCGAGTCATTCAGCGATGTCTGGAATCAGGTGGTCACCGAGCTCACCGGCGAGTCCACGACACCGGGAGGCCAGTCCCTCTCGCGACAGCAGAAGGCATGGTTGTCGCTGGTCCAGCCGTTGACGATGACCGAGGGCTTCGCACTCCTCGCGGTTCCCACACCTCTCGTACAAGAGCAGATCGAACGCAATCTGCGCGATGTGATCCGCACCGCCCTCGGTCGACGGCTCAATCAGACCGTCGACATCGCGGTCCGCGTCGCCGAGCCGACCGAGATCGCCCCGCCGGCCGCAGACCCGGAGGCGCCCGTCGCGCCGACTCGTCCCGCGAACGTCGAGACGCCGGCCCCGACACCACCGCACTCCTCGAACGAGTTCTCGTCGCTGAACTACGCCGACACACCGCAGGGACCGCAGCCGGGACCGCGCGAGTGGACGTCGTACTTCTCCGACCGCGACGTCGCGACGCCCGCCGAGAGCAGCACCACGTCGTTGCATCCGCGCTACACCTTCGACTCGTTCGTCATCGGCGCGTCGAACCGATTCGCGCACGCCTCCGCGGTCGCCGTCGCCGAGAACCCGGCGCGTGCGTACAACCCGCTGTTCATCTGGGGTGAGTCAGGCCTGGGCAAGACGCACCTCCTGCACGCCGCGGGTCACTACGCGCAACGCCTCTATCCGGGAATGCGGGTCAAGTACGTCTCGACCGAAGAGTTCACCAACGACTTCATCAACTCGCTGCGCGATGACCGCCGTGTCGGCTTCAAGCGCCGCTACCGCGACATCGACATGCTGCTCATCGACGACATCCAGTTCTTGGAGGGCAAGGAAGGCATCCAGGAGGAGTTCTTCCACACGTTCAACACGCTGCACAACGCCAACAAGCAGATCGTGGTGTCCTCCGACCGCCCGCCCAAGCAGCTGGCGACCCTCGAGGATCGTCTCCGGACACGCTTCGAGTGGGGTCTGATCACCGACGTTCAGCCTCCCGACCTCGAGACGCGCATCGCGATCCTTCGGAAGAAGGCGCAAATGGACAAACTCGCTGCGCCGGACGACGTCCTCGAACTCATCGCCTCCAAGATCGAGCGCAACATCCGTGAGTTGGAGGGGGCGCTGATCCGCGTCACGGCCTTCGCGTCCCTGCAGAACGCCGAGCTCGACCGTTCCCTCGCCGAGGTGGTCCTCAAGGCGCTGATCCCGGACGACGGCGCGATCGAGATCAGTGCCGCGAGCATCCTGGCGATCACCGCCGAGTACTTCGACATCTCCATCGACGATCTGCGCGGCCCCAGCAAGATGCGGCCGGTGACACAGGCGCGCCAGATCTCGATGTATCTCTGCCGCGAGCTCACCGATCTGTCGCTGCCGAAGATCGGCGAGGCGTTCGACCGCGATCACACGACGGTGATGTACGCGGTCAAGAAGATCAACAAGGAGATGCCCGAGCGGCGCAAAGTGTACGACCACGTTCAGGAGCTGACCGCGCGCATCAAGCAGCGCGCGAATCGGTGA
- the rpmH gene encoding 50S ribosomal protein L34, translating to MAKGKRTFQPNNRRRARVHGFRLRMRTRAGRAIVNGRRSKGRAKLTA from the coding sequence GTGGCTAAGGGGAAGCGTACTTTCCAGCCGAACAACCGTCGTCGCGCACGCGTTCACGGTTTCCGTCTTCGCATGCGCACCCGCGCCGGCCGCGCGATTGTGAACGGTCGCCGTTCCAAGGGTCGCGCCAAGCTGACCGCCTGA
- the rnpA gene encoding ribonuclease P protein component, whose product MTATSRRISRRSDFTRTLGKGVRVSARDLVIHLAPVGTTWPDPSDVRTDVASVGGPWLGLIVSKKVGDAVTRHRVARRLRHAFAAVRDELPVAETFVVLRAHPSIATLSTDEIGAQLSTGFAHRRAQAAFARARGEVVASTRSR is encoded by the coding sequence GTGACCGCCACGTCGAGGCGGATCTCGCGGAGATCCGATTTCACCCGCACACTTGGTAAAGGTGTGCGGGTTTCGGCACGTGACCTGGTGATACATCTCGCGCCCGTCGGCACGACGTGGCCCGATCCGTCCGACGTCCGGACCGATGTCGCGTCAGTCGGTGGTCCGTGGCTCGGCCTCATCGTCTCGAAGAAGGTAGGAGACGCCGTCACCCGTCACCGGGTCGCACGGCGTCTTCGGCATGCCTTCGCGGCAGTACGGGACGAACTGCCCGTCGCGGAGACGTTCGTGGTGCTGCGCGCGCATCCGTCGATCGCCACATTGTCGACCGACGAGATCGGTGCGCAGTTGTCCACCGGTTTCGCACATCGCCGAGCACAGGCCGCTTTCGCACGGGCCCGTGGCGAGGTCGTAGCGAGTACGAGGTCACGGTGA
- the yidD gene encoding membrane protein insertion efficiency factor YidD, whose translation MSISSQLYMLPRRALVFLIELYRTWISPTRMPTCRFEPTCSGYAVEALQKHGFLWGTVLATWRLLKCGPWHRPGYDPVPENGPRQWLAAMFGKQQTLESGASAPTSDRGQ comes from the coding sequence GTGAGCATCTCGTCGCAGCTGTACATGCTCCCTCGCCGTGCGCTGGTGTTCCTCATCGAGCTGTACCGCACTTGGATCTCACCCACCCGCATGCCGACCTGCCGGTTCGAGCCGACATGCAGTGGATACGCGGTAGAAGCGTTGCAGAAGCACGGATTCCTCTGGGGAACAGTGCTCGCGACGTGGCGCCTGCTCAAATGCGGACCCTGGCACCGCCCCGGATACGACCCGGTGCCGGAGAACGGTCCGCGCCAATGGCTCGCCGCGATGTTCGGCAAGCAGCAGACTTTGGAAAGCGGCGCCAGCGCGCCAACTTCAGATAGGGGTCAGTGA
- the yidC gene encoding membrane protein insertase YidC, with the protein MLNFIYYPVSWIMWVWHWLFDHILPDSPGGSGVAWALSVVFLVFTLRAILYKPFVKQIRTTKQMQEINPQMQAIRKKYANDRVKMTEEMQKLQKENGFNPLLGCLPMFMQIPVFIGLFHVLRSFNRMGGGTMLGGGHMNLSVDETRSIGNYAFSPEQVQDFLDARLFGVPLSSFITQPEEQWRAFVESGKLADIDFTRWQIAAVVIPFMIIASFATHMNSRASVARQTAAAGDNPQTRIMNKLALYVFPLGILVTGPFFPLAILLYWVSNNLWTYGQQHIVFGRIAKEEEAAKAEKEERLKANAPKPGAKPGANKRGATAVVDGDVEVDESESADGAKPSLKKEQTASGAKTTARGGTAAAAKQNKPSPGQRPNKPGGARQSGNKRNKKNRQGRKR; encoded by the coding sequence GTGCTCAACTTCATCTACTACCCGGTGTCCTGGATCATGTGGGTCTGGCACTGGCTGTTCGACCACATCTTGCCGGACAGTCCGGGTGGTTCGGGCGTCGCCTGGGCACTGTCGGTGGTGTTCCTCGTGTTCACCCTGCGCGCGATCCTGTACAAGCCGTTCGTCAAGCAGATCCGCACGACGAAGCAGATGCAAGAGATCAACCCGCAGATGCAGGCGATTCGTAAGAAGTATGCGAACGACCGGGTCAAGATGACCGAGGAGATGCAGAAGCTCCAGAAGGAGAACGGATTCAATCCGCTCCTCGGCTGTCTGCCGATGTTCATGCAGATCCCGGTCTTCATCGGTCTGTTCCACGTTCTGCGTTCGTTCAACCGCATGGGCGGCGGCACCATGCTCGGCGGCGGTCACATGAATCTGTCGGTCGACGAGACGCGGAGCATCGGGAACTACGCGTTCAGTCCCGAGCAGGTGCAGGACTTCCTCGACGCCCGACTGTTCGGTGTCCCGTTGTCGTCGTTCATCACTCAGCCGGAGGAGCAGTGGCGAGCGTTCGTGGAGTCCGGCAAGCTGGCCGACATCGACTTCACCCGCTGGCAGATCGCCGCGGTCGTGATCCCGTTCATGATCATCGCGTCGTTCGCCACGCATATGAACTCACGGGCGTCCGTCGCCCGGCAGACCGCGGCGGCCGGCGACAATCCGCAGACGCGCATCATGAACAAGCTCGCGCTGTACGTGTTCCCTCTGGGCATCCTGGTGACCGGTCCGTTCTTCCCCCTCGCCATCCTGCTGTACTGGGTCAGTAACAACCTCTGGACCTACGGCCAGCAGCACATCGTGTTCGGTCGTATCGCGAAGGAAGAAGAAGCGGCCAAGGCCGAGAAGGAAGAGCGACTCAAGGCGAACGCTCCTAAGCCGGGCGCCAAGCCCGGCGCGAACAAGCGCGGTGCGACCGCCGTCGTCGACGGTGACGTCGAAGTCGACGAATCGGAGTCTGCTGACGGCGCCAAGCCTTCGCTGAAGAAGGAGCAGACCGCATCGGGAGCGAAGACGACCGCACGTGGAGGCACCGCCGCGGCGGCCAAGCAGAACAAGCCGTCGCCGGGGCAACGCCCCAACAAGCCGGGCGGTGCGCGCCAGTCAGGCAACAAGCGGAACAAGAAGAACCGCCAGGGCCGCAAACGCTGA
- a CDS encoding protein jag, whose amino-acid sequence MTGDAVQTPVESDEPVTEAVDDEDRLVEEGEIAGDYLEQLLDVLDFDGDIDLDVDGDRAVVSIDGGKDLSKLVGRDGEVLDALQELTRLAVQQATGDRSRLMLDVARWRADRRDRLARLGTEVAERVRDNGGRESLDSMTPFERKIVHDAVAAVDGVYSESEGAEPKRRVVVIKE is encoded by the coding sequence ATGACTGGTGATGCCGTGCAGACTCCCGTCGAATCCGACGAGCCGGTGACCGAAGCGGTCGACGACGAGGATCGTCTGGTCGAGGAGGGCGAGATCGCAGGCGACTACCTCGAGCAGTTGCTCGATGTACTCGACTTCGACGGTGACATCGACCTGGACGTCGACGGTGATCGTGCCGTTGTCAGCATCGACGGGGGCAAGGACCTGTCGAAGCTCGTCGGACGGGACGGAGAGGTACTCGATGCCCTCCAGGAGTTGACCCGACTCGCTGTACAACAGGCGACGGGTGACCGGAGCAGGCTGATGCTCGACGTCGCCCGCTGGCGCGCGGATCGTCGCGACCGGCTCGCTCGATTGGGGACCGAGGTCGCCGAACGTGTGCGCGACAACGGCGGCCGCGAGTCGCTGGATTCGATGACTCCGTTCGAGCGCAAGATCGTGCACGACGCCGTCGCTGCTGTGGACGGGGTCTACAGCGAGAGCGAGGGTGCTGAGCCCAAGCGTCGCGTGGTCGTCATCAAGGAATGA
- the rsmG gene encoding 16S rRNA (guanine(527)-N(7))-methyltransferase RsmG, which yields MADDDSAVECEPMPTVAADVFGDRLELAEEYARLLADEGVLRGLIGPSEVPRLWTRHLLNCAVLGEAIDDGSTVFDIGSGAGLPGIPLAIAKPNVRITLIEPLLRRTAFLEEVVAHLSVDNVTVTRGRAEEKAVIAHVGTADVVTSRAVAPLARLAGWSAPLIRVGGRLVALKGRSVGEEIERDRSAVRKLGIVDLTVAQCGVDVLDEPTTLLVGSRVETERDAAAARRAARRAKRKR from the coding sequence ATGGCCGACGACGATAGTGCAGTCGAGTGTGAACCGATGCCGACTGTGGCAGCCGATGTGTTCGGGGATCGGCTCGAGCTGGCGGAGGAGTACGCGCGACTTCTGGCGGACGAAGGGGTGCTTCGCGGGCTGATCGGACCGAGTGAGGTTCCTCGGTTGTGGACGCGGCACCTTCTCAACTGCGCCGTCCTCGGTGAGGCCATCGACGACGGATCGACGGTGTTCGACATCGGCAGTGGTGCGGGACTGCCGGGGATACCCCTCGCGATTGCGAAGCCGAACGTGCGGATCACGCTGATCGAGCCGCTTCTGAGGCGGACTGCATTCCTTGAGGAAGTGGTCGCCCACCTATCTGTCGACAACGTCACTGTGACGCGAGGCAGGGCCGAGGAGAAGGCGGTCATCGCTCACGTCGGAACCGCAGACGTGGTCACGTCGCGTGCGGTAGCGCCGCTGGCTCGTCTTGCGGGATGGTCCGCTCCACTGATCCGTGTCGGCGGACGACTCGTCGCGCTGAAGGGTAGATCGGTCGGCGAGGAGATCGAGCGAGACAGGTCCGCGGTGCGCAAGCTCGGGATCGTCGATCTTACAGTTGCGCAGTGTGGTGTCGATGTTCTCGATGAGCCCACCACACTGCTCGTCGGCTCACGAGTGGAGACCGAGCGGGACGCGGCGGCGGCACGCCGCGCAGCCCGCCGTGCGAAGAGAAAGCGATAG
- a CDS encoding ParA family protein has protein sequence MSEYEQPVSRETPIVPSYQSYADTPIAAAAERASQVLTPGGSGTLPRPARPRIMTVANQKGGVGKTTSAVNLAAGLAIHGLGVLVVDLDPQGNASTALGIDHRQPGVASVYEMLLDDVALRDAIQRSPADENLYCVPSTLDLAGAEIELVSLVARESRLRNALNEEVLAEFGIDYVLIDCPPSLGLLTVNAMVAAREVLIPIQCEYYALEGVGQLLRNIELVQAHLNRDLHVSTILLTMYDGRTKLADQVAAEVRNHFGDKVLSTIIPRSVKVSEAPGYGMTIIEYDPGSRGAMSYLDAAKELAQRAAIEGGLA, from the coding sequence GTGTCTGAATACGAACAGCCAGTTTCACGTGAAACGCCGATCGTACCGTCCTATCAGTCCTACGCCGATACTCCGATCGCCGCCGCAGCCGAGCGGGCCAGTCAGGTTCTCACGCCCGGTGGAAGCGGGACACTCCCCCGCCCCGCGCGGCCGCGGATCATGACCGTCGCCAACCAGAAGGGCGGCGTCGGAAAGACGACGTCCGCAGTCAATCTCGCAGCCGGACTGGCTATCCATGGACTCGGGGTCCTCGTCGTGGACCTCGACCCACAGGGCAATGCGAGTACCGCACTCGGTATCGATCATCGCCAGCCCGGTGTCGCCTCCGTGTACGAGATGCTCCTCGACGACGTCGCGCTCCGCGACGCGATACAACGATCGCCCGCCGACGAGAACCTCTACTGTGTGCCGTCGACCCTCGACCTCGCGGGTGCGGAGATCGAACTGGTCTCTCTGGTGGCGCGCGAGAGCCGGTTGCGGAATGCGCTCAATGAAGAGGTTCTCGCCGAGTTCGGTATCGACTACGTCCTCATCGACTGCCCCCCGTCACTCGGCCTTCTCACGGTGAACGCGATGGTCGCGGCGCGTGAGGTACTGATCCCGATCCAGTGTGAGTACTACGCCCTCGAGGGCGTGGGACAGCTCCTCCGGAACATCGAACTCGTCCAAGCTCACCTCAATCGTGATCTCCACGTCTCGACGATCCTGCTGACGATGTATGACGGTCGCACCAAACTCGCCGATCAGGTGGCAGCGGAGGTGCGCAATCACTTCGGCGACAAGGTTCTGTCGACCATCATCCCGCGCAGTGTCAAGGTCTCCGAAGCGCCCGGCTACGGGATGACCATCATCGAATACGATCCAGGATCCCGTGGGGCAATGAGTTATCTCGACGCAGCGAAGGAACTCGCGCAGCGTGCAGCGATCGAAGGCGGTCTGGCGTAA
- a CDS encoding ParB/RepB/Spo0J family partition protein produces the protein MAPKDTQRRGGLGRGLAALIPTGPTEDEPGTNTRRMGSAAADVLLGGGPQAPARPTETDLITDTTTSAGGRQRPKSAGTAAASEDVDVSRESSEAIGAVYREIPPSQIQPNPQQPRTVFDEDALAELEHSIREFGLMQPIVVRELPSPTADGVRYQLIMGERRWRAGSNVGVEALPAIVRETPDGDMLRDALLENIHRAQLNPLEEAAAYQQLLEEFDVTHEELANRLGRSRPVISNMIRLLRLPIPVQSRVAAGVLSAGHARALLALETGAQAQADLAARIVREGMSVRATEEAVTLANRDGGDSPAKSPRKREQVEIPGLQAVADRLSDRLDTKVTVSQSKRKGKVVIEFGSADDLERIVTMIAVHTDDSQ, from the coding sequence ATGGCACCCAAGGACACTCAGCGACGCGGGGGTCTCGGCCGCGGCCTCGCCGCGTTGATCCCGACCGGACCGACCGAAGACGAGCCCGGTACCAATACTCGACGGATGGGGTCGGCGGCAGCGGATGTGCTTCTCGGTGGCGGACCGCAGGCGCCCGCGAGGCCGACGGAGACCGACCTGATCACCGACACGACGACATCCGCCGGTGGCCGGCAGCGCCCGAAGTCAGCTGGTACGGCAGCGGCGAGCGAGGATGTCGATGTTTCACGTGAATCATCCGAAGCCATCGGCGCCGTGTACCGCGAGATCCCGCCGTCGCAGATCCAGCCGAATCCGCAGCAGCCGCGCACAGTCTTCGATGAGGACGCGCTGGCCGAGCTCGAACACTCGATCCGAGAGTTTGGGCTCATGCAGCCCATCGTGGTCCGAGAGCTCCCCTCCCCCACGGCCGACGGTGTGCGTTACCAGCTCATCATGGGTGAGCGACGGTGGCGCGCCGGTAGCAATGTGGGTGTCGAGGCTCTGCCGGCCATCGTCCGTGAGACGCCAGACGGCGACATGCTGCGAGATGCACTGCTCGAGAACATCCATCGCGCACAGCTGAACCCGCTCGAAGAGGCCGCGGCCTACCAGCAACTCCTCGAAGAGTTCGACGTGACCCACGAAGAGCTCGCGAACCGGCTTGGTCGGTCGCGGCCGGTCATCTCGAATATGATCCGACTGTTGAGGCTTCCCATCCCGGTGCAGAGCCGCGTCGCCGCCGGTGTGCTCTCGGCGGGACATGCTCGCGCCCTTCTCGCGCTGGAGACAGGAGCGCAAGCGCAAGCCGACCTGGCCGCGCGGATCGTCCGAGAGGGCATGTCCGTCCGTGCGACAGAGGAAGCCGTCACCCTGGCCAATCGCGACGGTGGGGACTCGCCCGCGAAGTCTCCGCGCAAGCGGGAACAGGTCGAGATACCGGGGCTGCAAGCAGTGGCCGATCGACTCTCCGATCGCCTCGACACCAAAGTGACGGTGAGTCAGAGCAAGCGCAAGGGCAAGGTCGTGATCGAGTTCGGTTCCGCCGACGATCTCGAGCGCATCGTCACGATGATCGCCGTGCATACGGACGATAGTCAGTAG
- a CDS encoding N-acetylmuramoyl-L-alanine amidase, with amino-acid sequence MPVLRLGDHGSAVAEVRAILVLRGLLPPAPTAAPGDERSPWSPPEAVFDAACDRAVRAFQQERGLIVDGLVGSATYTALREASYQLGSRVLLYRLSAPMAGDDVATLQSRLQNLGFYHGLVDGVFGEVTHNSVGLYQTEYGLSSDGICGPETLRSLNRLGTRITGGSPHAIREEEHVRRSGPQLTGKRILIDPGSDTEADAAIMWDLASRLEGRMSAAGMETFLSHDGRSMPNDNERARVANLADVDLMISLRAGNYRNAHANGAASFYFGNTHGSFSTIGRNLASFIQRELVARTDLLDCRTHERTWTILRLTRMPVVLIETGYITNPHDAAILADPVQRDTIAEAILVAVKRLYLLGENDRPTGTYTFADLLAAERMSP; translated from the coding sequence ATGCCGGTATTGCGACTCGGCGATCACGGATCAGCAGTGGCCGAGGTTCGGGCCATCCTTGTCCTTCGAGGACTGCTTCCTCCGGCGCCGACTGCCGCACCCGGTGACGAGCGGAGCCCGTGGTCGCCGCCGGAGGCGGTCTTCGACGCAGCCTGCGATCGGGCGGTGCGCGCCTTCCAGCAGGAGCGCGGTCTCATCGTCGACGGCCTCGTCGGCAGCGCCACCTATACGGCCCTCCGGGAGGCGTCGTATCAGCTGGGCAGCCGGGTCCTGCTGTATCGACTCTCCGCGCCGATGGCCGGTGACGACGTCGCGACCCTCCAGTCCCGTCTTCAGAATCTCGGCTTCTATCACGGTCTCGTCGACGGCGTCTTCGGTGAAGTGACGCACAACTCGGTCGGTCTCTACCAGACCGAGTACGGCCTCTCGTCCGACGGCATCTGCGGCCCCGAGACCCTTCGCTCACTGAACCGTCTCGGCACCCGGATCACCGGTGGATCCCCGCACGCGATCCGGGAAGAGGAGCACGTTCGCCGCTCCGGTCCGCAGCTGACGGGTAAGCGCATTCTGATCGACCCGGGTTCGGACACGGAGGCCGACGCCGCGATCATGTGGGATCTCGCCTCTCGTCTCGAGGGCCGCATGTCCGCCGCGGGCATGGAGACGTTCCTCTCGCACGACGGTCGATCCATGCCGAACGACAACGAGCGCGCCCGGGTCGCGAATCTCGCCGACGTTGATCTGATGATCTCGTTGCGCGCCGGGAACTATCGCAACGCCCACGCCAACGGCGCCGCCTCGTTCTACTTCGGTAACACGCACGGGTCGTTCTCCACGATCGGTCGCAACCTCGCCAGCTTCATTCAGCGCGAGCTCGTGGCTCGTACCGACCTTCTGGACTGCCGGACGCACGAGCGTACGTGGACGATTCTTCGACTCACTCGAATGCCGGTCGTGCTCATCGAGACGGGGTACATCACCAACCCGCACGACGCGGCGATCCTCGCCGACCCGGTGCAGCGCGACACGATCGCCGAGGCGATCCTCGTCGCCGTGAAGCGGCTGTACTTGCTCGGGGAGAACGACCGTCCGACAGGTACCTACACGTTCGCCGATCTCCTCGCGGCGGAGCGCATGAGCCCGTAA
- the trxA gene encoding thioredoxin has product MAGNTVDVTDATFKSDVLESDKPVLVDFWATWCGPCKMVAPVLDEIARDNGEKLTVAKVDVDANPAIARDFQIMSIPTMILFENGKPTKTIQGAKPKAAILRELASVID; this is encoded by the coding sequence ATGGCAGGCAACACCGTCGACGTCACCGACGCCACTTTCAAGTCCGATGTGCTCGAGTCCGACAAGCCCGTGCTCGTCGACTTCTGGGCCACCTGGTGCGGTCCGTGCAAGATGGTCGCACCCGTCCTCGACGAGATCGCCCGCGACAACGGTGAGAAGCTGACCGTCGCCAAGGTCGACGTGGACGCGAACCCGGCCATCGCCCGTGACTTCCAGATCATGTCGATTCCCACCATGATCCTGTTCGAGAACGGCAAGCCGACCAAGACCATTCAGGGCGCCAAGCCGAAGGCCGCGATTCTGCGGGAGCTCGCCTCGGTCATCGACTGA